A genomic segment from Modestobacter roseus encodes:
- a CDS encoding DUF6758 family protein — translation MSVSPVCPRCGEPLMVKSGSTAEGWCHLHAAVTPLHHTAVVAHDAITAVCADAQVPAWVPDPMPPGWSVTGLAWGGEPGARAIVVACAGPGPLGEAAELVLVAEEPGTGLGCGYAGLPGVDPGELIDGPSAAAVRAAGQRAPLWTVPTRDDRAAFVGEAYGVWLWLVTWPASAAWLLAEDPALLDLRERVYPDLPLGPPTGRLLPGH, via the coding sequence GGCCGAGGGCTGGTGCCACCTGCACGCCGCGGTCACCCCGCTGCACCACACGGCGGTGGTGGCGCACGACGCCATCACCGCGGTCTGCGCCGACGCCCAGGTGCCGGCCTGGGTGCCCGACCCGATGCCGCCGGGCTGGTCGGTCACCGGCCTGGCCTGGGGCGGCGAACCGGGCGCCCGGGCCATCGTGGTCGCCTGCGCCGGGCCCGGGCCGCTCGGCGAGGCGGCGGAGCTGGTGCTGGTCGCCGAGGAGCCGGGCACCGGCCTGGGCTGCGGCTACGCGGGGCTGCCCGGCGTCGACCCGGGCGAGCTGATCGACGGTCCGTCCGCGGCGGCGGTCCGCGCCGCCGGTCAGCGCGCGCCGCTGTGGACCGTGCCCACCAGGGACGACCGGGCCGCGTTCGTCGGCGAGGCCTACGGGGTGTGGCTGTGGCTGGTGACCTGGCCGGCGTCGGCCGCCTGGCTGCTGGCCGAGGACCCGGCGCTGCTGGACCTGCGCGAGCGGGTGTACCCCGACCTCCCGCTGGGTCCACCGACCGGGCGGCTGCTCCCCGGGCACTGA